The following proteins come from a genomic window of Streptomyces sp. Sge12:
- a CDS encoding glycoside hydrolase family 10 protein produces MGYIGRRALLAGAVGVIAAATTGPPAAAAGRRTGRGARADAAGFRGMWIASVSNVDWPSESGLSAARQRSELLGLLDTAVARRLGAVVLQVRPAADALWPSDLEPWSQWLTGEQGVDPGWDPLGTAVTEAHARGLELHAWFNPFRVANHTDLDRLVSTHPARRNPGWTVEYGGKLYYNPGLPEVRRFVQDAMFDAVSRYPLDAVHWDDYFYPYPVEGEYFDDDEAFEEYGAGFTSRAAWRRSNIDTLVHEMSVRLRALRPAPRFGISPFAVWRNSDRDPAGSPTRAGLGTYDDLYADTRKWVREGWIDYVVPQAYWHIGHPTADYADIVPWWARTVAGTGVDLYVGEALYRCDEDSPTEAWRDPGELSKHLTFAAGYPEVRGHVYFSAKQVAADPNGAMARVVADHYRSAVPPR; encoded by the coding sequence ATGGGGTACATCGGTCGACGGGCACTGCTGGCCGGAGCCGTGGGGGTGATCGCCGCCGCCACGACCGGCCCGCCCGCGGCGGCGGCGGGGCGGCGCACCGGGCGGGGCGCCCGGGCGGACGCGGCCGGCTTCCGCGGTATGTGGATCGCCTCGGTGTCGAATGTGGACTGGCCCTCCGAGAGCGGACTCTCCGCCGCGCGGCAGCGCTCGGAGCTGCTCGGGCTCCTCGACACCGCGGTCGCGCGGCGCCTCGGCGCGGTGGTCCTCCAGGTCCGGCCGGCGGCGGACGCCCTGTGGCCCTCGGATCTGGAGCCCTGGTCGCAGTGGCTGACCGGGGAGCAGGGGGTGGATCCGGGCTGGGACCCGCTGGGTACGGCCGTCACGGAGGCGCACGCCCGCGGGCTGGAGCTGCACGCCTGGTTCAATCCGTTCCGCGTGGCCAACCACACCGATCTCGACCGGCTCGTGTCCACGCACCCGGCGCGCCGCAATCCGGGCTGGACGGTGGAGTACGGCGGCAAGCTCTACTACAACCCGGGCCTGCCCGAGGTGCGGCGCTTCGTCCAGGACGCCATGTTCGACGCCGTCTCCCGCTACCCGCTCGACGCGGTGCACTGGGACGACTACTTCTACCCGTACCCGGTGGAGGGGGAGTACTTCGACGACGACGAGGCCTTCGAGGAGTACGGGGCGGGCTTCACCTCGCGCGCCGCTTGGCGCCGCAGCAACATCGACACCCTGGTCCACGAGATGTCCGTACGGCTGCGGGCGCTGCGGCCGGCGCCCCGCTTCGGGATCAGCCCGTTCGCCGTGTGGCGCAACTCCGACCGGGACCCGGCCGGTTCGCCGACCCGCGCGGGCCTCGGGACCTACGACGACCTGTACGCGGACACCCGCAAGTGGGTCAGGGAGGGCTGGATCGACTACGTCGTGCCCCAGGCGTACTGGCACATCGGGCACCCGACCGCCGACTACGCCGACATCGTGCCCTGGTGGGCGCGGACCGTCGCCGGTACGGGCGTGGACCTGTACGTGGGGGAGGCGCTGTACCGCTGCGACGAGGACAGCCCCACCGAGGCCTGGCGCGATCCCGGGGAGCTGTCGAAGCACCTGACCTTCGCCGCGGGGTACCCGGAGGTCCGCGG
- a CDS encoding 3-hydroxybutyryl-CoA dehydrogenase, with product MSCERHEVTDLPSDITRVGVVGCGQMGAGIAEVCARSGLEVKVAETTGEALEIGRTRLHNSLTKAAERGKISEEERDAALARLTFTTDLGEFADRDLVIEAVVENEQVKTEIFQVLDQVITRPDAILASNTSSIPLVKLAVATSRPDQVIGIHFFNPAPVQKLVELIPALTTGEETIKRAEALVRDVLGKHAVRAQDRSGFVVNALLVPYLLSAIRMFESGIASREDIDNGMELGCAHPMGPLKLSDLIGLDTIASIADSMYAEYKEPLYAAPPLLQRMVDAGRLGRKTGAGFYPYG from the coding sequence ATGAGCTGCGAAAGGCACGAAGTGACTGACCTCCCTTCCGACATCACACGAGTCGGCGTAGTGGGCTGTGGCCAGATGGGCGCGGGTATCGCCGAGGTGTGCGCCCGCAGTGGCCTTGAGGTCAAGGTCGCCGAGACCACCGGCGAAGCCCTGGAGATCGGCCGTACCCGGCTGCACAACTCCCTGACCAAGGCCGCCGAACGCGGCAAGATCAGTGAGGAGGAGCGGGACGCCGCCCTGGCCCGCCTCACCTTCACCACCGACCTCGGCGAGTTCGCCGACCGTGACCTCGTCATCGAGGCCGTCGTCGAGAACGAGCAGGTCAAGACGGAGATCTTCCAGGTCCTCGACCAGGTGATCACCCGCCCGGACGCGATCCTGGCGTCCAACACCTCCTCGATCCCGCTGGTCAAGCTGGCCGTCGCGACCTCGCGGCCGGACCAGGTCATCGGCATCCACTTCTTCAACCCGGCCCCCGTGCAGAAGCTCGTCGAGCTGATCCCGGCGCTGACCACGGGCGAGGAGACGATCAAGCGCGCAGAGGCCCTGGTGCGGGACGTGCTCGGCAAGCACGCGGTCCGCGCCCAGGACCGTTCCGGCTTCGTCGTCAACGCCCTGCTCGTGCCCTACCTGCTCTCCGCGATCCGGATGTTCGAGTCGGGCATCGCGAGCCGCGAGGACATCGACAACGGCATGGAGCTGGGCTGCGCCCACCCGATGGGCCCGCTGAAGCTGTCCGACCTCATCGGCCTGGACACCATCGCCTCGATCGCCGACTCGATGTACGCCGAGTACAAGGAGCCGCTGTACGCCGCTCCCCCGCTGCTCCAGCGCATGGTCGACGCCGGCCGCCTGGGCCGCAAGACGGGCGCGGGCTTCTACCCGTACGGCTGA